The proteins below come from a single Acuticoccus sediminis genomic window:
- a CDS encoding calcium-binding protein: MRLSAGVTPGFAYSYEVDPGTYTSNLRYSASIDVPSSAPDIGGDFALSGVSDLVGGLFETTSPTIKAAVDLMLGVDLDLALKVGNNSIFGDIRLINSTFNIVDEPAVPSNLITIDGLEVTLFKDFLDAFSGLSDASGNAALAVTDFLYDQLYTFDLGEVNVALNAVAPTGAGVTVTYDNLTASFGRNGVSTEVADLGVNIPVVDTSTGPDGDAFDSRGEDDFFDVDADLDALIPVLPVGDVSLGTNVAELTLTGYDVDFGPDINLYQEFEFLPELYVGFETDKAVSVDGELVRSFKVALDDLASLTLSLDDATTFTPTFSVGGTLRSETGFAFDVDFTIEGLSAAVRLGFATLSTPSLFSGSLPFDIADLSLFDEIFSVAGFNAVEDSAFTIVPQIPVTDGDDDQLGTTAGDEVDALRGNDTIRGLLGDDTIEGSGGDDRLVGDKGFDWLDGGSGFDNLIGGNQADTLVGGNGQDTLLGGEGRDELFGGIGRDRLNGGEAADIIDGGEFDDILIGGGGKDRFVLHVDGGRDRVMDFELNERLDVSDFDLTFRELDVFDRRGNTVVLGDGGLEVVLVGFDVDDLSGKHFVF, translated from the coding sequence ATGAGGTTGAGCGCCGGCGTCACTCCCGGCTTCGCCTACAGTTACGAGGTCGATCCCGGCACCTATACCTCGAACCTGCGCTACAGTGCGTCGATCGACGTGCCCTCCAGCGCGCCTGACATCGGCGGCGACTTCGCCCTGTCGGGCGTCAGCGACCTCGTCGGGGGGCTGTTCGAGACGACCTCGCCGACCATCAAGGCCGCGGTCGACCTGATGCTGGGTGTCGATCTAGACCTTGCCCTGAAGGTCGGGAACAATAGCATTTTTGGCGATATCCGGCTCATCAACTCGACCTTCAACATCGTCGACGAGCCGGCGGTCCCGAGCAACCTCATCACCATCGACGGCCTCGAGGTGACCCTGTTCAAGGACTTCCTCGACGCCTTCTCCGGCCTGTCCGATGCGTCCGGCAACGCCGCCCTCGCGGTCACCGATTTCCTCTACGACCAGCTCTATACGTTCGACCTCGGCGAGGTGAACGTCGCGCTCAATGCCGTCGCGCCCACCGGCGCCGGCGTGACCGTCACCTACGACAACCTGACCGCCTCCTTCGGCCGCAACGGCGTGTCGACGGAAGTGGCCGACCTCGGCGTGAACATCCCCGTCGTCGACACCAGCACGGGCCCGGACGGCGATGCGTTCGACAGCCGCGGCGAGGACGACTTCTTCGATGTCGACGCCGACCTCGACGCGCTGATTCCGGTCCTGCCCGTCGGCGACGTCAGCCTCGGGACCAACGTCGCCGAGCTCACACTGACCGGCTACGACGTCGACTTCGGGCCGGACATCAACCTCTACCAGGAGTTCGAGTTTCTGCCCGAGCTCTACGTCGGGTTCGAGACCGACAAGGCGGTCAGCGTCGACGGCGAGCTCGTCCGGTCCTTCAAGGTCGCGCTCGACGATCTCGCCTCGCTCACCCTGTCGCTCGACGACGCGACGACCTTCACACCGACCTTTTCGGTCGGCGGCACGCTCCGCTCCGAAACCGGCTTCGCCTTCGACGTCGACTTCACCATCGAGGGGCTGAGCGCGGCGGTGCGGCTGGGGTTTGCGACGTTGTCCACGCCGTCCCTGTTCTCCGGCAGCCTGCCGTTCGACATCGCCGACCTCTCGCTCTTCGACGAGATCTTCTCCGTCGCCGGGTTCAATGCTGTCGAGGACAGCGCCTTCACGATCGTCCCGCAGATCCCGGTCACCGACGGGGACGACGACCAGCTCGGCACGACCGCCGGCGACGAGGTCGATGCGCTGCGGGGCAACGACACGATCCGGGGCCTGCTGGGCGACGACACCATCGAGGGCTCGGGCGGCGACGACCGCCTCGTCGGCGACAAGGGCTTCGACTGGCTGGACGGCGGCAGCGGGTTCGACAACCTGATCGGCGGGAACCAGGCCGACACCCTCGTCGGCGGCAACGGGCAGGATACGCTTCTCGGCGGCGAGGGGCGCGATGAACTCTTCGGCGGCATCGGGCGCGACCGGCTGAACGGCGGCGAGGCGGCCGACATCATCGATGGCGGCGAGTTCGACGACATACTCATCGGCGGCGGCGGCAAGGACCGGTTCGTCCTCCACGTCGACGGCGGGCGCGACCGCGTCATGGACTTCGAGCTCAACGAGCGCCTCGACGTGTCCGACTTCGACCTGACGTTCCGTGAGCTCGACGTGTTCGACCGGCGCGGCAACACCGTCGTCCTCGGCGACGGCGGCCTCGAGGTGGTGCTCGTCGGCTTCGACGTCGACGATCTCTCCGGCAAGCACTTCGTCTTCTGA
- a CDS encoding SDR family NAD(P)-dependent oxidoreductase yields MTTPSSLARLDGKVALVTGGGTGIGAAVARLFAQVGATVVVAGRRSAPIEAIAAEIGGVAHSADVSDAADVAALFGKIEARFGRLDVLVNNAGGPGPIAPVAEVDMGEWVRCAQINLFGAMHCLQHAARMMTAQRSGSIINMSSLMGIEGYPMRSAYVATKFALVGITETLARELGPSGVRVNALLPGAVRGENMAAILARRAAAEGRPAEEIERAAYTDVAALKRWVEPEEVARAALYYASDLSSAITGDKMKVDCGRF; encoded by the coding sequence ATGACCACCCCATCCTCTCTCGCCCGCCTCGACGGCAAGGTCGCCCTCGTCACAGGGGGCGGCACCGGCATCGGCGCCGCCGTCGCGCGCCTCTTCGCGCAGGTCGGCGCGACGGTGGTCGTCGCCGGCCGCCGCAGCGCGCCCATCGAGGCGATCGCGGCGGAGATCGGCGGCGTCGCCCATTCGGCCGACGTCTCGGACGCGGCCGACGTTGCGGCGCTCTTCGGCAAGATCGAGGCGCGGTTCGGCCGGCTCGACGTCCTCGTCAACAACGCCGGCGGGCCGGGGCCGATCGCCCCGGTCGCCGAGGTCGACATGGGCGAGTGGGTGCGTTGCGCGCAGATCAACCTCTTCGGCGCGATGCACTGCCTGCAGCACGCCGCGCGGATGATGACGGCCCAACGTTCCGGGTCGATCATCAACATGTCCTCGCTGATGGGGATCGAGGGTTACCCGATGCGCTCGGCCTACGTGGCGACGAAGTTCGCCCTCGTCGGCATCACCGAGACGCTCGCCCGCGAGCTGGGGCCCTCCGGCGTGCGCGTCAACGCGCTGCTGCCCGGCGCGGTCCGGGGCGAGAACATGGCCGCGATCCTCGCCCGCCGCGCTGCCGCGGAGGGGCGCCCGGCGGAGGAGATCGAGCGCGCCGCCTACACCGACGTGGCCGCGCTGAAGCGATGGGTCGAGCCGGAGGAGGTCGCCCGCGCGGCGCTCTACTACGCCTCCGACCTCTCCTCCGCGATCACCGGCGACAAGATGAAGGTCGACTGCGGCCGCTTCTGA
- a CDS encoding NAD(P)/FAD-dependent oxidoreductase, protein MTGDADIVVVGGGILGCAAALRLAEGGMKPLLIEAGDVGQGASGVNAGTLSLQIKRVGLMDYALRGHREWESYGPAVGFRRTGGYTLAFTDSEADLLHARQRLKREAGAPIEFVAPATLAAAEPGLSDRVVAASFCPLDGDANSSLTGRFFRGRLREAGIPVHESAPVRALRRTGDGFAVETSGATFAAPRLLLAAGAWLKPLAAMLDVDLPVHARVNTVTVTERSAPLIGSVIGHATGLLTMKQKANGSILVGGGWQGRGTPQEGRGEALAESVAGNLALASFVLPALGAVRIVRSWTGFEAHVPDFYPLAGALPCVPNAFVLGCVRGGYTIGPYIGRLMGDFILGREPELPLFDPGRPFPEPS, encoded by the coding sequence ATGACGGGCGACGCGGACATCGTCGTCGTCGGCGGGGGCATCCTCGGCTGCGCCGCCGCGCTGCGTCTCGCCGAGGGCGGGATGAAACCGCTTCTCATCGAGGCGGGCGACGTCGGTCAGGGTGCCTCGGGCGTCAACGCCGGCACGCTGTCGCTGCAGATCAAGCGGGTCGGCCTCATGGACTACGCCCTGCGCGGCCATCGCGAATGGGAGTCCTACGGCCCCGCGGTCGGCTTCCGCCGGACGGGCGGCTACACGCTGGCCTTCACCGACAGCGAGGCCGACCTGCTCCACGCCCGTCAGAGATTGAAAAGGGAGGCGGGCGCGCCCATCGAGTTCGTCGCCCCCGCAACACTTGCCGCGGCGGAGCCGGGGCTGTCGGACCGGGTCGTCGCCGCGAGCTTTTGCCCGCTCGACGGCGACGCGAATTCCTCGCTCACCGGCCGCTTTTTCCGCGGCCGCCTGCGCGAGGCCGGCATCCCCGTTCACGAGAGCGCTCCGGTCCGGGCCCTGCGGCGGACAGGTGACGGCTTTGCGGTCGAGACGTCCGGCGCCACCTTTGCGGCGCCCCGCCTGCTCCTCGCCGCCGGTGCGTGGCTGAAGCCGCTCGCCGCCATGCTGGACGTCGATCTACCGGTGCACGCACGGGTCAACACGGTCACCGTGACGGAGCGCTCCGCCCCGCTGATCGGCAGTGTGATCGGCCACGCGACGGGCCTCCTCACCATGAAGCAGAAGGCCAACGGCTCGATTCTCGTCGGCGGCGGCTGGCAGGGGCGGGGCACGCCGCAGGAGGGACGCGGCGAGGCGCTGGCGGAGAGCGTCGCCGGCAACCTCGCCCTCGCCTCCTTCGTGCTTCCCGCCCTCGGCGCGGTGCGCATCGTGCGGAGCTGGACCGGGTTCGAGGCCCATGTTCCCGACTTCTACCCCCTCGCCGGGGCGCTGCCGTGCGTCCCGAACGCGTTCGTCCTCGGCTGCGTCAGGGGGGGCTATACGATCGGCCCCTACATCGGGCGGCTGATGGGCGACTTCATCCTGGGCCGGGAACCCGAGCTGCCACTGTTCGATCCCGGCCGCCCCTTTCCGGAGCCGTCATGA
- a CDS encoding FAD-dependent oxidoreductase — protein MDIAVLGAGPAGAHAALAAANAGAAVTLIDDQPAPGGQVWRAKSAAILSAPATPESLAGDALRGAVAASPVERMPSTRVWSIERHDGLWTLHLLADGAVATLRARKLILAAGAREFVQPFPGWTTPGVVGLAGATATMKRDQVAPGRRVVVCGTGPLVFFVASEVRRLGGEVAAVVTANSRSDWLAALPAMARQPRLAVRGARWLADLALAGVPVLWRHTVTAATGRDRVDGVVVRRVDADHRAVGTARHFSADTCVIGHGLLPNVEPGRLAGIGVQRDAVAGSWCLEAGADGSTMVDGLFVCGDGAAVRGALAAPLSGEIAGRAAAAASGHGDGPSDALIRRHRRAARFGAAMASLSRPRPGLAALATAETIVCRCEGVTRGAIEDEIASGAGTCGAVKSGTRAGMGPCGGRVCSTAIMSIIAAVRDVPVETVRPPSVRPPLTPVPVSALASGFRYEDLPIRQPAPL, from the coding sequence GTGGACATCGCGGTCCTCGGCGCGGGTCCGGCCGGCGCTCATGCGGCGCTGGCGGCCGCGAATGCCGGTGCGGCGGTCACGCTCATCGACGATCAGCCCGCGCCCGGCGGGCAGGTCTGGCGCGCGAAGTCGGCCGCGATCCTCTCCGCTCCCGCGACACCGGAAAGCCTCGCGGGCGACGCGCTGCGTGGAGCCGTCGCCGCCTCCCCCGTGGAACGGATGCCGTCGACGCGGGTCTGGTCCATCGAACGGCACGACGGGCTCTGGACGCTCCACCTGCTGGCGGACGGTGCCGTCGCCACCCTGCGCGCCCGCAAGCTGATCCTCGCGGCCGGCGCGCGCGAGTTCGTGCAGCCCTTCCCGGGCTGGACGACGCCCGGCGTCGTCGGTCTCGCCGGTGCGACGGCGACGATGAAGCGCGATCAGGTCGCGCCGGGACGGCGTGTCGTCGTCTGCGGGACCGGGCCGCTCGTCTTCTTCGTGGCGAGCGAGGTCCGCCGGCTCGGCGGCGAGGTCGCGGCCGTCGTCACGGCCAACAGCCGGTCGGACTGGCTGGCCGCCCTCCCCGCCATGGCCCGGCAGCCGCGACTCGCCGTCCGGGGGGCGCGCTGGCTCGCCGATCTCGCCCTCGCCGGGGTCCCCGTCCTCTGGCGCCACACGGTGACCGCAGCCACCGGCCGTGACCGGGTCGACGGTGTCGTCGTCCGCCGCGTCGACGCCGACCACCGGGCCGTCGGCACCGCCCGGCATTTCAGCGCCGACACGTGCGTTATCGGCCATGGCCTCCTCCCGAATGTCGAGCCCGGCCGGCTCGCCGGGATCGGCGTGCAGCGCGACGCGGTCGCGGGGTCGTGGTGCCTCGAGGCCGGAGCGGACGGCTCCACCATGGTCGACGGCCTCTTCGTCTGCGGCGACGGCGCAGCGGTTCGCGGCGCGCTCGCCGCGCCGCTCTCCGGCGAGATCGCCGGCCGGGCCGCGGCGGCGGCATCGGGCCATGGCGACGGCCCTTCTGACGCACTCATCCGGCGCCACCGCCGGGCGGCCCGCTTCGGGGCCGCGATGGCGTCCCTGTCGCGCCCACGGCCGGGCCTCGCCGCGCTGGCAACGGCCGAGACGATCGTCTGCCGCTGCGAAGGCGTGACGCGCGGTGCCATCGAGGACGAGATCGCCTCGGGCGCCGGGACCTGCGGCGCCGTGAAGTCCGGCACCCGCGCAGGGATGGGGCCGTGCGGCGGCAGGGTTTGCAGCACGGCGATCATGTCCATCATCGCCGCAGTGCGCGACGTGCCCGTGGAGACGGTCCGCCCTCCCTCGGTGCGGCCGCCGCTGACGCCGGTGCCGGTCTCCGCGCTCGCCTCCGGCTTCCGGTACGAGGACCTGCCGATCCGGCAGCCCGCGCCGCTATGA
- a CDS encoding (2Fe-2S)-binding protein has translation MRLIADQSGQIRRSAEVEFTFDGAAVAGHDGETVAAALSRAGRLALREGPGDGGPRGVFCAIGVCQECVVLLDGARMESCRLSVRPGMVLERVPSGR, from the coding sequence GTGAGGCTGATCGCCGACCAGTCCGGGCAGATCCGCCGGAGCGCCGAAGTGGAGTTCACCTTCGACGGCGCCGCCGTGGCGGGTCACGACGGGGAGACGGTCGCCGCCGCCCTTTCGCGCGCCGGCCGGCTCGCGCTGCGCGAGGGCCCCGGCGACGGCGGACCGCGCGGCGTCTTCTGCGCCATCGGCGTCTGCCAGGAGTGCGTCGTCCTGCTGGACGGCGCGCGGATGGAGAGCTGCCGCCTCTCCGTCCGGCCCGGCATGGTGCTCGAGCGGGTCCCGTCAGGGCGATGA
- a CDS encoding dihydrodipicolinate synthase family protein gives MNCADLHGFVPAIVTPFTASGDIMEDAFLEIFEHLLSRGASAVCIAGDNGESWSLSAAERGRLVRIAADRAAGRAKIILGVSAPTLDASLNYVRAARENGADALLSMPQTYVLKATDEEILRRFEAIGAEGGLPIVLYNSPRRAGFSMSIDVIERLSEGCNVIGIKESHRDFFHHSHLLDRLADRISVMTGPCHFILPSVPLGARGFIATGPEFTTEAPSTYAALAASPNETYRRTHRQLTGVYEALMGIATWPASFKAALNLIGLPAGLPRDPVMAATGADVDRLRATFDRLGIARAR, from the coding sequence ATGAATTGCGCGGACCTTCACGGCTTCGTCCCGGCGATCGTCACTCCCTTCACCGCGTCGGGCGACATCATGGAGGACGCCTTCCTGGAGATCTTCGAGCATCTCCTCTCGCGCGGCGCGAGCGCTGTGTGCATTGCCGGCGACAACGGTGAAAGCTGGAGCCTGTCCGCCGCCGAGCGCGGCCGCCTGGTGCGCATCGCCGCCGACCGCGCGGCCGGACGCGCGAAGATCATCCTCGGGGTCTCGGCCCCGACGCTCGATGCGTCGCTGAACTACGTGCGGGCGGCGCGCGAGAACGGGGCGGACGCGCTCCTGTCGATGCCGCAGACCTACGTCCTGAAGGCGACGGACGAGGAGATCCTGCGCCGATTCGAGGCCATCGGCGCCGAGGGCGGCCTGCCGATCGTCCTCTACAACTCGCCGCGCCGCGCCGGCTTCTCGATGAGCATCGACGTCATCGAGCGGCTGAGCGAGGGCTGCAACGTCATCGGCATCAAGGAATCGCACCGCGACTTCTTCCACCACAGCCACCTCCTCGACCGCCTCGCGGACCGGATCTCGGTGATGACGGGTCCGTGCCACTTCATCCTGCCGAGCGTGCCGCTGGGCGCGCGCGGCTTCATCGCGACGGGGCCAGAGTTCACCACGGAGGCGCCGAGCACCTACGCCGCCCTCGCCGCGTCCCCGAACGAGACCTACCGCCGGACGCACCGGCAACTGACGGGCGTCTACGAGGCGCTCATGGGGATCGCGACGTGGCCGGCCTCCTTCAAGGCCGCGCTCAACCTGATCGGCCTTCCGGCCGGACTGCCGCGCGACCCGGTGATGGCGGCGACCGGCGCCGACGTCGACCGGCTGCGCGCGACGTTCGACCGCCTCGGGATCGCGAGAGCCCGGTGA
- a CDS encoding SMP-30/gluconolactonase/LRE family protein, protein MMRSAPLLTARLFTRMPEDLHHRGPPSDWARMTRPGQAIHSFLEGAFFDGDGALWLCDVAYGRIFRIGPGGGWTLGQQYAGEPHSMRFAPDGRPVIADYRRGLITLGPDGPVPLAATAGDGPFLGLSDMTYGPDGTLWFTDSGRSSLSDPVGRVYARSADGTLRQVLGGIAYPNGIAVSPDGRFVYVAATRSNAVLRFAAALPASDAPMLGTFLHLSGGLGPDGLATNALGWLAVAQAQAGRAYVVDALGDPVAEVRLPSGLWTTSVAFDPTAPKRLYVVDAEFGAVFVADL, encoded by the coding sequence ATGATGCGCTCCGCCCCGCTCCTCACCGCGCGCCTCTTCACGAGGATGCCGGAGGACCTGCATCACCGCGGCCCGCCCTCCGACTGGGCGCGGATGACGCGGCCGGGACAGGCGATCCACTCGTTCCTCGAAGGAGCCTTCTTCGACGGTGACGGCGCGCTCTGGCTCTGCGACGTCGCCTACGGGCGGATCTTCCGGATCGGCCCCGGTGGCGGCTGGACCCTCGGCCAGCAGTATGCCGGCGAGCCGCATTCCATGCGCTTCGCTCCGGATGGACGGCCCGTCATCGCCGACTACCGGCGCGGCCTCATCACCCTGGGGCCGGACGGCCCCGTGCCCCTCGCCGCGACGGCCGGGGACGGACCCTTCCTCGGCCTCTCGGACATGACGTACGGGCCCGACGGGACGCTCTGGTTCACCGACTCCGGCCGCAGCAGCCTCAGCGACCCGGTCGGCCGCGTCTATGCGCGTTCCGCGGACGGGACGCTGCGGCAGGTGCTGGGCGGGATCGCCTACCCGAACGGGATCGCCGTGTCGCCGGACGGCCGCTTCGTCTACGTCGCGGCAACGCGCTCAAACGCGGTCCTGCGGTTCGCTGCCGCCCTCCCCGCGTCGGACGCTCCGATGCTCGGCACGTTCCTCCACCTCTCCGGCGGCCTCGGGCCCGACGGGCTCGCGACCAACGCGCTCGGCTGGCTCGCGGTGGCGCAGGCCCAGGCCGGCCGCGCCTACGTCGTCGACGCCCTCGGCGATCCCGTCGCCGAGGTCCGCCTCCCCTCGGGGCTCTGGACGACCTCCGTCGCCTTCGACCCCACCGCCCCGAAGCGCCTCTACGTGGTCGACGCCGAGTTCGGCGCGGTCTTCGTGGCGGACCTCTGA
- a CDS encoding aspartate aminotransferase family protein gives MSDILHRVLSGERSTAVAGDGNMLIMADGRRLLDACGGAAVSCLGHSADAVRQAIRDQVDHLAFAHTGAFTSDPAEALATRLVSRAPEGTGAGKAMFVGSGSEAMEAALKLARQYHVERGEPDRARFISRRGSYHGNTLGALAVGGHAGRRAPYAPMLMDVGQIDPCYAYRLREPGESEAEFALRMADQLDTAIVAMGAGTVAAFIAEPVVGATLGTVAAAEGYFRRIREICDRHGVLFIADEVMCGMGRTGTLFALEQEGVHADIVTIAKGLGAGYMPIAGVIASEDVVGAIAKGSGRLWNGHTYMGHALATAAALAVLDTIEKDELLSNVGRMGERLRTRLVERFDNHPHVGDIRGRGLFWSIELVADRDGAVTFDPGLAVAPRTAAEAMARGVMFYPGQGSADGVNGDHVLIAPSYTSTEEEIDRIAFTLGEAVDVAIGGAHG, from the coding sequence ATGTCGGACATTCTCCATCGCGTGCTGTCGGGTGAGCGGTCGACGGCCGTCGCCGGTGACGGCAACATGCTCATCATGGCCGACGGCCGGCGGCTGCTCGACGCCTGCGGCGGCGCAGCGGTCTCCTGCCTTGGCCATTCCGCGGACGCGGTGCGGCAGGCGATCCGCGACCAGGTCGACCACCTCGCCTTCGCGCACACCGGCGCCTTCACGAGCGATCCGGCCGAGGCGCTCGCCACCCGGCTCGTCAGCCGCGCGCCGGAGGGCACCGGGGCCGGCAAGGCAATGTTCGTCGGCAGCGGGTCGGAGGCGATGGAGGCGGCGCTGAAGCTCGCGCGCCAGTACCACGTGGAGCGCGGCGAGCCGGACCGCGCCCGCTTCATCTCCCGCCGAGGCAGCTATCACGGCAACACGCTCGGCGCGCTCGCGGTGGGCGGGCACGCCGGCCGACGCGCGCCCTACGCGCCGATGCTGATGGACGTCGGGCAGATCGACCCCTGCTATGCCTACCGCTTGCGCGAGCCGGGGGAGAGCGAGGCGGAGTTCGCGCTGCGGATGGCCGACCAGCTCGACACGGCGATCGTCGCGATGGGGGCCGGCACGGTGGCCGCCTTCATCGCCGAGCCGGTGGTGGGCGCGACCCTCGGCACCGTCGCCGCCGCCGAGGGCTACTTCCGGCGTATCCGCGAGATCTGCGACCGCCACGGCGTGCTCTTCATCGCCGACGAGGTGATGTGCGGGATGGGCCGCACCGGCACGCTCTTCGCGCTGGAGCAGGAGGGCGTCCACGCGGACATCGTCACGATCGCCAAGGGGCTCGGCGCCGGCTACATGCCGATCGCCGGCGTGATCGCCTCGGAGGATGTCGTCGGCGCGATCGCGAAGGGCAGCGGGCGGTTGTGGAACGGCCACACCTACATGGGCCACGCGCTCGCGACCGCGGCGGCCCTCGCCGTCCTCGACACGATCGAGAAGGACGAGCTCCTTTCCAACGTCGGCCGGATGGGGGAGCGGCTGCGCACGCGCCTCGTCGAGCGGTTCGACAATCACCCCCACGTCGGCGACATCCGCGGGCGGGGGCTCTTCTGGTCCATCGAGCTCGTCGCGGACCGGGACGGCGCGGTGACGTTCGACCCCGGCCTCGCGGTCGCCCCGCGGACTGCCGCCGAGGCGATGGCGCGCGGGGTGATGTTCTATCCGGGGCAAGGCTCCGCCGACGGCGTCAACGGGGACCACGTCCTGATCGCGCCGAGTTATACGTCGACAGAAGAAGAGATCGACCGAATCGCCTTCACGCTGGGGGAGGCGGTGGACGTCGCAATTGGAGGAGCCCATGGCTGA
- a CDS encoding 3-keto-5-aminohexanoate cleavage protein has protein sequence MAERTILTAAVTGNLTRPEQHPQLPITPAEIAQAALDAAEAGAAIVHLHVRDPETARGSMRLDLYRELVERIREKNERVILNLTTGEGGRFVPSDDDPRVAAAGSTLCAPERRVAHVEDLRPEICTLDFNTMWSGQASVINSPRNLGIMAERIAAAGVRPEIEIFDSGDLQMAKHFLKEGRLTGPLLVQLVLGVRFGAVATPATMAYLVGELPPGTVWAAFGIGRMAFPMLAQAFLLGGHVRIGMEDTVRTVDGELCRGNGQLVEKAVSIVESLGGTMATPEEAREMLGLAPAVRR, from the coding sequence ATGGCTGAACGCACCATCCTGACCGCCGCCGTCACCGGTAACCTGACGCGACCGGAACAGCATCCGCAGCTGCCGATCACCCCGGCAGAGATCGCGCAGGCGGCACTCGACGCGGCGGAGGCGGGCGCGGCGATCGTCCACCTCCACGTGCGCGACCCGGAGACCGCCAGGGGCTCGATGCGGCTGGACCTCTACCGCGAGCTCGTGGAGCGCATCCGCGAGAAGAACGAGCGGGTGATCCTCAACCTGACCACCGGGGAGGGCGGGCGGTTCGTTCCGTCCGACGACGACCCGCGCGTCGCCGCGGCGGGCTCGACCCTGTGCGCGCCCGAGCGTCGCGTCGCCCATGTGGAGGACCTGAGGCCGGAGATCTGCACGCTCGACTTCAACACGATGTGGTCGGGACAGGCGAGCGTCATCAACAGTCCGCGCAACCTCGGCATCATGGCCGAGCGGATCGCCGCCGCGGGCGTCCGCCCGGAGATCGAGATCTTCGATTCCGGCGACCTGCAGATGGCCAAGCACTTCCTCAAGGAGGGGCGGCTCACCGGGCCGCTGCTGGTGCAGCTCGTCCTCGGCGTCCGCTTCGGCGCGGTGGCGACGCCGGCGACCATGGCCTACCTCGTCGGCGAGTTGCCGCCGGGAACCGTCTGGGCGGCGTTCGGCATCGGGCGGATGGCCTTCCCGATGCTGGCGCAGGCCTTCCTCCTCGGCGGGCACGTGCGCATCGGCATGGAGGACACGGTGCGGACCGTCGACGGCGAGCTATGCCGCGGCAACGGACAGCTCGTGGAGAAGGCGGTCTCGATCGTGGAGAGCCTCGGCGGGACGATGGCGACCCCGGAGGAGGCCCGCGAGATGCTGGGCCTGGCGCCGGCGGTCAGGCGCTGA
- a CDS encoding IclR family transcriptional regulator produces MDSDDALPDNHSAYLVPGLLRGLRVLEILAENGAPMTLSEIARELEVSRSSAFRLVYTLRQMNCLKDGEQKNTFTLGARVLNLGFAYLNQQSITTIARPHLSALRDEVGISTHLSVLEGHDVLYLSSHQARTGYVSNLTTGTRRRAHASTIGWVLLGDLSAEEMEAFCKGVDWTPETEHTPRNCAELAARVGQARADGYVFSHGLGRTGGSSLAVPVRNNLGRIVACVNISGPDGAFDFDRVDSFYRPAVQRTALRISEELGFSA; encoded by the coding sequence ATGGACAGCGACGACGCCCTGCCGGACAACCATTCGGCCTATCTCGTGCCCGGCCTGCTGCGCGGGCTGCGGGTGCTCGAAATTCTTGCGGAGAACGGCGCGCCGATGACGCTGTCGGAGATCGCCCGCGAGCTCGAGGTGAGCCGCTCCTCGGCGTTCCGCCTCGTCTACACGCTGCGGCAGATGAACTGCCTCAAGGACGGCGAGCAGAAGAACACGTTCACCCTCGGCGCACGCGTCCTGAACCTCGGCTTCGCCTACCTCAACCAGCAGAGCATCACGACGATCGCGCGCCCGCACCTCTCGGCCCTGCGCGACGAGGTCGGCATCAGCACCCACCTCAGCGTGCTGGAAGGCCACGACGTCCTCTATCTCAGCAGCCATCAGGCGCGCACGGGCTACGTCAGCAACCTCACCACGGGGACGCGGCGGCGCGCGCATGCCTCGACGATCGGCTGGGTCCTCCTCGGCGACCTGTCAGCCGAGGAGATGGAGGCCTTCTGCAAGGGGGTCGACTGGACGCCGGAGACCGAGCACACCCCGCGCAACTGCGCCGAGCTCGCCGCCCGCGTCGGCCAGGCCCGGGCCGACGGATATGTCTTCTCGCACGGCCTCGGGCGCACGGGCGGCTCGAGCCTCGCGGTGCCCGTGCGCAACAACCTCGGCAGGATCGTCGCCTGCGTGAACATCTCCGGCCCCGACGGCGCCTTCGACTTCGACCGCGTCGACAGCTTCTACCGGCCCGCGGTGCAGCGCACCGCGCTCCGGATCTCCGAGGAGCTGGGCTTCAGCGCCTGA